A region of the Muricauda sp. MAR_2010_75 genome:
TCTGCTAAATCCTGTTCCGCCTCCTCGACCTTCCAAATGTAGACAGATGTTGTTGGAGAAACTGTTATGGTTTTGTAAATAGGCATGACCAAAAGTTAAGCGAATTCGTATCTTTGTCGCACTATAAAGCGAAGCTACAAAAGTAAATTTATATAAAGTTATGAGCACAAAGACAATTCCGTATGTACCTTATAAGGTAAAGGACATTTCCCTGGCACAATGGGGTAGAAAAGAGATTGAGCTTGCCGAGGCCGAAATGCCCGGACTTATGGCATTGCGGGAAGAATACGGTAAGGAACAGCCCTTAAAGGGAGCGCGAATTGCCGGTTGCCTGCACATGACCATACAAACAGCCGTCTTGATAGAGACCTTGGTGGCTCTAGGTGCCGAAGTGACTTGGAGTTCCTGCAACATTTTCTCTACCCAAGACCACGCTGCTGCCGCCATAGCCGCGGCTGGGATTCCTGTGTATGCTTGGAAGGGCATGAACGAAGAAGAATTCGATTGGTGTATTGAACAAACCTTGTTTTTTGGAGAGGAAAGACAGCCTTTAAATATGATCTTGGATGATGGGGGAGACCTTACCAACATGGTTTTTGACAAATACCCAGAATTGGCAGCAGGAATCAGAGGGCTCTCTGAAGAGACCACAACCGGAGTTCACCGTTTGTACGAGCGAATGAAAAAGGGCACATTGCCCATGCCCGCCATCAACGTGAACGACTCTGTGACCAAGTCCAAGTTCGATAATAAATATGGATGTCGTGAAAGTGCCGTGGATGCCATCCGAAGGGCTACCGATACCATGTTGGCCGGAAAACGAGTTGTGGTTGCCGGATATGGTGATGTTGGAAAAGGAACGGCCGCTTCTTTCCGTGGGGCAGGAGCTATTGTTACTGTCACTGAAATTGACCCTATCTGTGCGCTTCAGGCCTGTATGGATGGTTACGAAGTAAAAAAATTGGAGACCGTTATCTCAAATGCCGATGTGGTGATTACTGCTACCGGGAACAAGGATATTATCCGTGAAGAGCATTTCCGTGCTTTGAAAGACAAGGCCATTGTCTGCAATATTGGACATTTTGACAATGAAATCGATATGGCCTGGTTGAACAAAAACTACGGCAATACCAAAGATGAAATAAAACCACAAGTGGACAAGTATACCATTGATGGCAAAGATTTGGTGATCTTGGCCGAAGGCCGACTGGTAAATTTGGGCTGTGCCACGGGACACCCCAGTTTTGTGATGAGCAATTCGTTCACCAACCAAACGCTGGCGCAAATTGAGCTTTGGAACCACAGCGACAAATACGAAAACGAAGTGTACATGCTTCCCAAGCATTTGGATGAAAAAGTAGCCCAACTGCATTTGGCCCGTTTGGGTGCAGAACTGACCGAGCTTAAGGAAGACCAAGCGGAATACATTGGTGTGGAGGTAAAAGGCCCCTTTAAGCCGGATTATTACAGGTACTAGAAGACCAACTCTTTTTTTATAAAGAAAAACCCATGGCTAACACCATGGGTTTTTTAGTAGCTTTTAGGTTTTAATCCGCTAAAAGGCTTTCGGAATAATAACAGGTCTTGTTTTCTTGTAGAATGGCCAACCCTTCTTCACGCGTGCTCATTGGGTCTATTTTAACTTTTTCACCATTGGGCATGTACACAATATAGAATCCTTCCTCAAAAGAAGATAGTTTGATAATTTCTCCATTGGGTCTGATGGCATTCCAAGATTTTTCATCAGGCTTATAAAATAATTCCAATTTCTTGCCCTTCTTAGGTCCTTCAACCACAGTAACCTGTATGCGGTTTTGTGTGGCCACCATTTTAAAGGTGTTCCCATCGTGTTCTACCATTTGGGTCTCGGATTCGCCCGGTTTCATGGCAATGGGGTTAGATCCAGACCAAAATTCGATGACGTTGAAAATCAATACGTCGCCAAGAAAAAACAATCCATAAACAGGAACGATGTTCAATCCCCAAAAAATAAGGTTGTCCAAAAATTTGCTGTCGGTAGCACCTTGGTTCCAATCCTTAAGGTTGTTGAATGCTTTAAAAGACCCCAAACAACTGGAGAACAAAATTGCTGAGGACAACAACAAGCAAGTGGTGAATTTTTTCATGATATTAAGATTTATAGTTAATGTTCTTAAAGCTACGAAAAGCATTTAATATTTAATGAATTAGGTCACATCCCTTTTTTGGCGAAAAATTCAAACTAGTTTCCATACAAATGATTACATTGTTTTTCAAATCAAGTTTGAAACAAACAGTAGGGAAAATGTCCAAAGATTGGTATGAAATTGAAAATGTGGAAACGGTAGATTCGCCTTCCATAGCATTGTACCCCGAACATCTCAAGTACAATATCAATGAGATGATCACCTTGGTGGATGGCCAAACCAAAAGATTGATGCCGCACATTAAAACCAATAAAATGCCCGAGGTAATGGAAGTTTTATTGGAGTCGGGAATTACCAATTTTAAAGCTTCCACCATTTCTGAAGCAGAAATTGCTGCCGAGGCTGGTGCCAAATCTGTATTAATTGCCCATCAGTTGGTAGGACCTAAAATAGACCGATTTTTACATTTAATTCAACACTATCCCGAAACCCAGTTTTCCACTATTTTGGACAATGAGGATAGCGCAGAACTTTTGAACCAAAAAGCGTTGGAGCAAGAGCTTTCCGTTGCTGTTTATATTGACATAAACAATGGAATGGACCGTTCCGGAATTGAAATTGGCCCGGGACTGGATGAGCTTATGGCTTATTTAAAAATATGTAAGTCTTTGGTTTTTAAAGGACTTCATGCCTATGATGGTCACTTAAGGGATCCTGATTTTGAAGTTCGAAACCAAAAAATAGAAAAAGGGGTGAAAGATGTTGAAGTCTATTTTGAAGCGTTGCGAGACGATTATCCCCTAGCCGAATTGATCTGCGGAGGGACACCTTCTTTCACTTCGCATTTGCAAAAAGAAAAAAGAATAACCAGTCCTGGAACCTGTGTGCTTTGGGACTGGGGCTACGGTGAAAAATTAACCGAACAGCACTTTAAATATGCCGCTCTTTTGGTCACACGAATTATCTCCAAGCCTACAGAAGAAATTATTACCGTGGATTTGGGGCATAAATCCGTTGCCGGGGAAAATCCGATTGACAAACGTGTTAAATTCCTGAATCTGGACAATTATGAGTTGCTTTCACAAAGCGAAGAGCACGGTGTAATCAAGGTAAAAGATTGGGACAAATACAAAGTCGGGGATGTCCTGTACGGTGTTCCGTACCATATTTGTCCCACTATTAATCTTCATGATGAAGTTTCCGTTATTGAAAACGGTAAAAAGGTCGATACTTGGGAAATTACCGCCCGAAAACGAAAACTTCGGTTTTAATCATCGGTTTAAATCCAAAGCTTTGTTCAAATCATAAAAGTAGAAGTTCTTTTCATCGTTCATTGCAGCGAAAAGTCCGTTTGGAAAAGTGTCGTTCAACGGAACTGTGACCACGTCACACCCATCGGTTTCCATGGTGGATAGGTTTACCGCCTTGATGAAGCTGTTGTCCTTTCTGGAAAAAATATTGAACTGGCCCCGTTGTTGATCGGAAACGATAATATAGCCTTCGCCATTGGGGTATGTGGCAATGGCAATTCCTTCGATGTCCTCCAAAAAGTATTCTCCTCCAAAACAAGCCAATTCCTGATTTCCCATTTCAGGCTCGGCATGGTATTTTTTTACACATTCGCCCTCATCGGAATAGTATACAAAACCGAGTTCATTGTCCACAGCAATGGCCTCAATTTCTTTTCCGCCGGTAAAACTTCCAAATTTCCGGACCAAATTGGTCGACACCCCCGTGCTATCCGATTCCAATTTATATTGATACAAATAGGAACCGCTTGGTCCAATTTTTCGACCTACAATGGCATAGACCGAGGAATCTTTTGGTGATTTGTACAGGCTGATGCCCATGGCCAAACGCTGTTCCACATCGGTTTCATCTTCAAAAACGGGAAAGCCGCCACCGTCCAAGGGTTTCATATCAGGGACGGAGAACAACCGAATTTGTTGTTTCTCCCGTTCCGTGAAGGCAATCACATCTACAGCAACGGAATCATTTAATTGAAAACCATATTCCAAATCCACATTATTGGGGCGTTGAATGTTGGTGATTGATTTCTCTTTGATGATCTTTCCATCGAGATCAAAGGCATAGACCCCTCCGTTAGTTTCCTTATCCGTCCCAAAAACAATACTTTTTGATGAGTCTTGGGGATTAATCCAAATGGCAGGGTCATCGGTATCGTTCGGTGTTCTTTCCGTAATGATATCCGGGGCGATGGCCGGTAATTTATTGCCTTGCTTGCACGAGATGATCCCCAGTACCAAAACAAATGGAATATATAATTTTTTCATAATAGAAATTCTATGGATATAGGTCGTCACTCCAAGTACCCACCCATTGTGGGCGGGCACTCATCATGACTTAGTATATAAAATACTACCTGAATTATTTTCTGAACAAATCGTATTTCAACCCGAATGTAAAGCGGATATCGTAAAATTCGGCTTGTTGGGTCCTTTCTTTTACACTTTGGAAATACCGTAGGGGTTGATTGGTGATGTTGTTCACATCGGTATAGATCCTCAAGTTATTGGTAATGGCATAGCTGGCATTGAAATCCAAGAAGAACTGGGTATCATAGTACCGATCTTCAAAAGCGTTACCCCCAATTTCATCGATATAGGAATCGGAAAAGTTGGCTGAAAGTCGAGCACTGAACCTTTTATCGGCATAGCCCAAAGACCCGTTGAACATATTGGGCGCGGTGTTGGGGAGATCCAAATCGGTACGCTCGTCACCATCCTCATTGCGGATACCATCGGCACTGGAAGATAAGTAGGTATAGTTTAAATAAATACTGAAGTTTCTAGCGAAGCCAGGCAAGAAGTCCAGTTGACGTTGGAAGGATACCTCAGCTCCAAAAATGGAAGCGGAGTCGCCATTCAATGGTTGAAAAACATCGTAGCCTGTGGTCCCTGCTCCAAAAGAATCGTTTTCGGCTTCTGTAATGAACGTGTATATAAAATCATTGATTCTTTTATAGAAAAGACCACCGGAAACAATACCCACACTCTGAAAATAATGTTCTGCATTCAAATCGAAATTCATGGAAGTGGTTGGATCCAATTCTGGGTTACCCACGATGACCTCGGCATCTTCATTGACAATCTCTGACCTAGGAATTAAATCCACATAATTGGGACGGGCCAAGGTGTTGGTCCAAGCAAATCGAAGGATGGTGTTGGTGTCCACATCGTATTTAAAGTGAAGGCCCGGCATGACATTGGTATAGGAGTTTTCATCTGAAACGCGCTCTACTTCAATACCTTCCTCAATACCGTTGTCCTCATCTTCTTCAATGTAAATGACCCTGTTCCCATCAGATTCCAGTTTGGTGTTCTCCACACGGACACCCGCCAAGACACTTAAATTACTGGAAAGCTTTTGGTTGATCATGGCGTAGGCACCTAGAACATTTTCTTTTACCTCAAAATTGCCCGGTAAAAATTCGTCAAGTAAAGCCTCTCCATTGGAACTGTTCAAATTCAACGAACCCAACCACTCCTCACTGGCAAAATTGCCCGCTTGGTATTTGGGTCCTGCCAAGTAATCTGGGTCTGTGTAATTTTTGATGGGAACATCACCCAAGGTTGGAAAATCGTCCTCCAAATCGTATTCGAAGAAATCATTGTTTCTTTCCTTCGTCTTGAATCTACCTCTTGCCCCAAATTTCACAGAACCATCACCCCGAGCAAAAATATCCGCTGGCAGTTCAAAATTCACAAAGAAGTTCATATCCTCTTCTTCCGTGTATTGGTTCTCATTGGTGATTTCTCCAAACTCAAAACTGCCCAAATCATCAAAATCGGCAGGATCTGCAGCAGTCATTATAGGATACCTAGGGTTACTGTTATCATTTCTCACAATGTACTCTGACTCGTATTCGGCATAACGCTCATTCAAGCGTTCTTCGGAAGCTTTGGCATAAGCTGCCATCCAATCCATTTTTAAAGACCCAAACAAGTGGTTGCCTCCCAAGGTGTAGTTCTGCATGCGCTGATCTTCCAAACGACGGTTTTTGTTTCGGCCACCTGCAATACCACCTTTACTCTGTCTTTTAACCTCAGCAGGAAAGCGAGTCAATTTTCCATTGTTTACTGAAAAATCTCCCACTTCAATATCTTCTCCATCCAAAATCTCATACTCCAATCGAAATCTGTTCTCACGGTCATCTCTCCAATTGTACATCGTTTTTAAGAAAATGTTGTTGTTGGCATTGATTTGGTAGTCGAAATTGGCTGAAAAACTTCTTCTTACCCGTTGTACCAAATAGGTTCTCTGCTCGGTAACATTGGTATATGGATCCACATCCACTTCTTCCAAGATAGGCTCCCCTTCGTCATCATCCTCTCCTGTGTAGTATTCAAATTCATCGGCCCATTCGGCTTCAACATCATCCGAACCAAAATCATTGTCATTGATGGTTGCGGAAAACATGTATCCGAATTTGCCGTCATTGGTTCGATCACCTATCAAAAGGGAACCGTTCCATATTCTTTTATCAGTAATAAAATTAACTCCCGATCCTGCGGTTGCGGAAATCCTAAATCCTTGCGGAGCGGTACGGGTAACCAAATTTACAGATCCCCCCAAAGCATCGGCATCCATATCTGGCGTTACTGCCTTGTTCACCTCAATGGTCTGAATCATATCGGAAGGAATCAAATCCATCTGAATGTTCCGGTTATCGGATTCTGCGGAAGGAATACGGCTCCCGTTCAAGGTAACGGAGTTTAATTGTGGAGACAAACCTCGAACGATAATGTTTCTTGCTTCACCTTGATCCACCTGCATGGTGATGCCAGGAATACGTTTTACGGCATCCCCGATATTGGCATCGGGGAATTTCCCGATCTGGTCCGTGGAAACCACATTAGTGATATTCAAATTGGTGCGTTGGGTATTCAAGGCCTTGGCTTGACCACTAAGTCCGTAGGCACTCACTTGAACTTCATCCAGTTCAACATTGCTTGGGTTCAATACAATACTCACCGCGGCTGTGCGACCTCCCGTTACAGAGACTTCTTGGTCAACATCGGCATAGCCCATGTAGGTTATTTTTAAAGTATAGCTCCCTTCAGGAATACTGACCAAGGTAAATCTACCATCAAAATCGGTAATGGCTCCTTTGGAAAGCGATTCAATGAATACGTTGGCACCTGGAACATAAATCCCGTTCTCGTCAGTAATTGTTCCTTGGATATTCCCTGTCTGAGCTTGAGCTTTTAACAGTCCAAACATCAAAAAAAGCGTTACAAAAAGTAGTTTCTTTAGGTTCATTGGTTTCATTTTGGTTCTTGTTAGAATGCAATCCAAAACTATGTATATCAGCCCATTATGATTTAAACTAAAGGGAAACAAAAAGGAAACAAATCGGTTATACAGCAGAAACAAGAGGGCAACAATTACGTTAGTTTTACATGGGGCTAACCTTTTCCAAAAATTGGAGTGAAAATGGGTCAAAGTTCTATCATAAAATTTACCAACTCGGATTTTTGATCTATGGGGAGTTTTTTGCGAAGTCGGTGCCGCGCCACACGAACACTATCTGGAGTCACCCGAAGGATTGACGCAATCTCTTTGGAAGAGAGGTTTAATCGTAGCAACATCCCCAAACGAAGTTCCGCGGGTGAAAGACTGGCGTCTGAAAGAGTGGATAATTTTTTGATGAACTCCGGATGTATTTCTTTAAAGAAATTCATGAACTCGTCCCATTCATCTTCTTGCTGAAGGTTAAAGTCAATCTCTTTTACCAAGGCCTTGATTTTTTCCGAGGTATCCATATTTCTTCGGGAAGCAATATTTCGAAGGGTATTTGCTAAATCGAGCAAGATTTTATTTTTCTGTGAAAGATGGAGGCTATATCGCGATAGTGAAGCCGTTTTAAGTTGCACCTCATTCTGTAAATTCTTTTCCTCAATGGCTTTTTTATCAAGTTCTGCCTTGAGCATCCGCTGTTTGTATTCTTGGATTTTTAGCTTCGCCTTCCGTTTTCTACCCAAATAGCTATATAAAATGGTAAGAATAGCCGCCAAAGCGAACAAAGCCACCCATAACAGGTTCTGATTGGCTGCACTTACCTTGTTCTGTTCCTTCAACAATTGAATTTCAGCCTCCTTTTTATTGGTCTCATAGATGGCCTGAAGCACATGGAGCTGATTATTGTTCTGAGCCTTTAGCATGGCACTTTTGTATTCCTCGGCTTGCATCAACTGGGCATGGGCCTTTTCAAAATCGCCTATGAGGGCATAAGTTTTGGACAAGTCTTTATGAGCACTTTCCAACTGGTGGAAATCATTCAACTTTTTTGCAATCTTTAGGGCTTGGTTCGTATAATCAAGAGCGGACTCATACTTTCCAGTTTTCCTGAAACTATCTCCCAAATTATTGAGCACGTTGATCTCTTCCGCAGTTCCACTGCCTTGCAAATACTGATAAGCTTTACGAAAATATTCATGGGCTAAGTCAAACTCCTCCAAGTCCTCATAAATACTGCCGATGTTCTCGTTGGTCATGGCCACCCCATGCCTGTCATTCAACTGTTCAAACAGAAATAAGCTTTCTTTTTGGTAGGCCAATGCCTTGTCGTACTCGCCTTGTTTTTCGTAACAAGCTCCAAGCAGCCCCATGGATTCTGCCTGTCCTTTGCTATCATCCAAATTCACCACAGTGTTCATGGTTTCGGTGAAATGTTGCTCGGCCAGTTTAAAATTATTTTGGGAAAGGTATACTTTGCCGATATTGTTGTTCAGGGTAGTGTAAAGGGTATCATTGAAATCAATCCCGATTTGCTCCAAAGCTTTGTTGTATTGTTCCATGGCTTCGGAATACAATCCCAAAGAGCGGTAATATTCACCCAGCTTTAAGTGGCTTTGAGCAATTTGTTTTGGAAATTCAGGATTGTTTTTGGAATGATCCAATTTTTTTTGAAGATCCAAATAGGTAGGGTCAGAAGTTTCTACAGCAGAAAAGTCAATAGGTTTTTGTTGGCCCCAACCCTTGCTAGGGAAAAGGACCAAGATGGCAAACAAGAGAGATAAAGATTTAACACATGCTCTCATTCAACGTAATTGGCAAAAGAGGATTCAAGAAACACAATTACGTTGGCCCAAATATCACCGTTAGGTTAATAAACCTTTACCAATCGGTTAGGCAGAAAAAAGAAAGGCCCCGCTACTGCGAGGCCTTGAATATGATATAGTTTTGTAATTATGCTTGGAAAGGCTCGATGGAAACATAGGATTTTCCACCCGCTTTCTTTTCAAACTTAACTAAACCATCCACCTTGGCATGCAAAGTATGGTCTTTACCAGCGTAAACATTTTCGCCAGGATTGTGCTTGGTACCACGTTGTCTTACAATGATGTTACCAGCAACTGCTGCCTGACCACCAAAAATCTTAACACCTAAGCGTTTCGATTCTGATTCTCTACCGTTTTTTGAACTACCTACACCTTTCTTGTGAGCCATGATATATAAATTTTAGTTCGTGTCTTATTTACTTAACGCTTCAATCAACTCAGCTTTCTTCATGGAAGAATAACCGGTAATATCCTTAGCCTTGGCCATTTCCTTCAACTCTGCTACAGTTTTGGAGCTCAAGTCTTCAGTTGCCTTTGCTTTTGGAGCCTCTTTTTTAGGAGCTGCTGCTTTTTTAGCTTCTGCCTTTTTTGGCTCGGCAGCAGGTTTTTCCTCAGTTTTGGCTTTTGCTGCAGGAGCGGCTTTCTTGGCTCCTTTAGCTAGGATACTTTCAACAACGATCTCAGTCAAATATTGTCTGTGACCGTTTTTCTTTTGGTATCCTTTACGTCTTTTCTTTTTGAAGACAATTACCTTATCTCCTTTAAGGTGTTTTACAACTTTGGCCTCAACAGCCGCACCTTCTATGACCGGGGCGCCAATGGTAACGTTTCCGTTGTCATCCAAAAGAAGCACTTTGTCAAAAGTAACTTTTTTACCTTCTTCTGTCTGCAAACGGTGAACGTACACTTTTTGGTCTTTTGCAACTTTAAATTGCTGCCCTGCCATCTCTACAATTGCGTACATAATGCGTTAACTTAGATTAATTTATGGTCGCTTTATCAAATTAGCGGGTGCAAATATACTGCTAAATCCTTAATCTACAAGTATTATATGCCTCTTTGGGGCATTATTTTTTTTGATTGTTTGTGGATTTAAAGAGTTGCATAAAGGAAAGCGTTAAAATCAAGGTGGTGGCAAACCCCATAATGGCCACTGTAAAGAAAACAATACCTTGAAAGTTTTTATAGTCTTTGGACCATACCTTAGAGAGTTCATCCAGATATGTACTGTCCAGCTCCGTGCTATAAAAAGCAAAGAAAATGGTGAACAATAGCGTAGCTATAAACCCAGTGGTGATTCCCGCCGTAAATCCATTTCCGTAGCTAAATCCCTTACCTTGTCTAAGCTTGGTGTATTTTATGGTCTCATAAATACCAAAACCGGTAATGACCCCATTGAACAGGCTATAGAAAACATTGGTGTGTTTTCCCATTAGGGACAAGATTAAAAAATACGCTATAAGAACGGCACTTGTAACTATTCCAAAGCGAATAGGCAGGGTTAAATTTTTCATCTCATTTTATTTTTGATATGATGTTTAATTTACTGAATGTTTACGAATTATCCCATAGATTCTTTTAAAGACTTGCGCCCTATTCATTCCGCTTGTAAATTTTATCCTATATTTAGCGTAACATCAATCATCAAATCAATACCAACCTCAGTAGTACATCGTACACCAACATTAAAATAACATATCATGAAAAGACATTTACTTTTGGTGCTTTTCATACTTGCCATGGGTAACTTCATTGCGGCGCAGGAAGTTACCTTTGAAGAGTATGATCTGGAAAATGGCCTGCATGTAATTTTGCATCAGGACAATACGGCCCCTGTGGTCACCACTGCCGTTATGTACCATGTGGGATCCAAGGACGAAGATCCACAAAAGACAGGATTTGCCCATTTTTTTGAACATTTATTGTTTGAAGGCACCAAGAACATTGAACGTGGCGAATGGGATAAGATCGTTACTTCCAATGGTGGAAGGGGCAATGCCAATACGTATTTGGACCGCACCTATTATTATGAAACTTTCCCCTCCAACAGTTTGGAAACGGGCCTTTGGTTGGAGTCCGAGCGTTTAATGCATCCCATCATTGGCCAAGTCGGTGTGGATACCCAAAAGGAAGTCGTTCAAGAAGAACGACGACTTCGCGTGGACAATTCGCCCTACGGTGCTTATTTTGAACAGATCTGCAAGAACCTTTTCATTAAACATCCTTACCGATGGGCTGTAGTTGGTTCTTTGGAGCATTTGGCCAGTGCCACTTTGGATGATTTTAAGAACTTCAACAAGACCTATTACGTACCCAACAATGCAGTTTTGGTTGTAGCTGGTGACTTTGAAACCGAAAAGACCAAGAAAATGATCTCCGATTATTTTGGCCCCATTCCAAAGGGTGCACCTATCGATAGACCCACATTAAAGGAAGACCCTATTACCTCAACCTTATTTGCCACCTACCATGACCCCAATATTCAGATTCCTGCCATATTCTTGGCATATAGAACTCCAGGGCAAGCCGAAAGGGATGCTTACATCATCAATATGATTTCTGCCTATTTAAGTGATGGTGAAAGTTCCAAACTTTACAAAAAACTGGTGGATGATAAAAAAATGGCACTACAAGTCTTTGCCTTCCCCTTGGATGGTGAGGATTACAGTGCCTATATTTTGGGTGGACTTCCGCTTGGAGAAAATACGATCCAAGACCTCAAGGATGAAATTGATGCGGAAATATTAAAGCTCCAGACCGACCTTATTTCTGAAAAGGACTATCAAAAACTTCAGAACAAGTTCGAAAACCGTTATGTGAATGCCAATAGCAGTGTAGAAGGAATTGCCAACTCGCTCGCTGAAAATTATTTGCTCCGCGATGATACCAACCTCATCAATACCGAGATTGATATTTATCGTTCCATAACCCGGGAAGAAATCCGTGAGGTAGCCAAAAAGTACCTAAAAGTGAACCAACGTTTGGAACTGGAATATTTACCTGAACAAAATGATGCCAATTAAGATGAAAAAGTATATCCTATTTTCCGTACTGTCGCTTTTTTGGGCAGTAACAAACGCACAGATAGACCGCACCACACCGCCCAAAAAAGGTCCCGCTCCGGAAATAAACCTTAAAGAACCTATGCGTTTTGAATTGCACAATGGGCTTAAGGTAATGGTGGTGGAAAACCATAAATTGCCACGGGTCAATATGTATTTGACCATAGATAACCCCCCTATTTTGCAGGGCGATAAAGCCGGGGTTTCCGATTTGACCTCTGGTATGCTGGGAAAAGGGTCCACCTCCATCCCCAAGGATGATTTTTATGAAGAAGTGGATTTTTTGGGGGCTTCCATAAATATTGGCAGTCAAAGCGCATCAGCCAATTGCCTGTCCAAATACTTTCCAAGAATATTGGAACTCATGGCCGACGCAGCCCTTAATCCCCATTTTACCCAAGAAGAATTTGAAAAGGAAAAAGAGCAACTCCTCGCCGGACTCAAAAACGAGGAAAAGGATGTTTCCGCCATTGCAACCCGGGTACAACTGGCCTTGGCTTACGGCAAAAACCATCCGTATGGAGAAATCACTTCGGAAGAAACCGTAAACAAGGTATCCTTGGCCGATGTAGAACAATTCTACAGAAACTATTTTGTGCCCGCCAACGCCTATTTGGTGATCATTGGCGATGTTGATTTTGAAAACACCAAAGAACTCGTTACCACGAATTTTACACCATGGTCCAAAGCTGTGCCGCCATCGTTCAGTTATTCAAAACCTACGGATGTACAATATACCCAAATCAATTTTGTGGATGCACCCAATGCGGTACAATCTGAAGTGGCCGTGGAGAACATCACAGAACTTAAAATGAAAGATGATGACTACTTGCATGCCCTACTTGCCAACAGGATTTTAGGAGGCGGTTCACAAGGCAGGTTGTACCTTAATCTTAGGGAGGGTAAAGGCTATACGTATGGGGCCTTCTCTGCCATCAGGGACAACAAGTACAGCCCCATACGTTTTGATGCTGAAGCACAAGTACGAAATGTCGTAACCGATAGTGCCGTGGTTGAAATTTTAAAGGAAATCGACAAGATTATCA
Encoded here:
- a CDS encoding pitrilysin family protein, translating into MKRHLLLVLFILAMGNFIAAQEVTFEEYDLENGLHVILHQDNTAPVVTTAVMYHVGSKDEDPQKTGFAHFFEHLLFEGTKNIERGEWDKIVTSNGGRGNANTYLDRTYYYETFPSNSLETGLWLESERLMHPIIGQVGVDTQKEVVQEERRLRVDNSPYGAYFEQICKNLFIKHPYRWAVVGSLEHLASATLDDFKNFNKTYYVPNNAVLVVAGDFETEKTKKMISDYFGPIPKGAPIDRPTLKEDPITSTLFATYHDPNIQIPAIFLAYRTPGQAERDAYIINMISAYLSDGESSKLYKKLVDDKKMALQVFAFPLDGEDYSAYILGGLPLGENTIQDLKDEIDAEILKLQTDLISEKDYQKLQNKFENRYVNANSSVEGIANSLAENYLLRDDTNLINTEIDIYRSITREEIREVAKKYLKVNQRLELEYLPEQNDAN
- a CDS encoding DUF4199 domain-containing protein, with the translated sequence MKNLTLPIRFGIVTSAVLIAYFLILSLMGKHTNVFYSLFNGVITGFGIYETIKYTKLRQGKGFSYGNGFTAGITTGFIATLLFTIFFAFYSTELDSTYLDELSKVWSKDYKNFQGIVFFTVAIMGFATTLILTLSFMQLFKSTNNQKK
- a CDS encoding pitrilysin family protein gives rise to the protein MKKYILFSVLSLFWAVTNAQIDRTTPPKKGPAPEINLKEPMRFELHNGLKVMVVENHKLPRVNMYLTIDNPPILQGDKAGVSDLTSGMLGKGSTSIPKDDFYEEVDFLGASINIGSQSASANCLSKYFPRILELMADAALNPHFTQEEFEKEKEQLLAGLKNEEKDVSAIATRVQLALAYGKNHPYGEITSEETVNKVSLADVEQFYRNYFVPANAYLVIIGDVDFENTKELVTTNFTPWSKAVPPSFSYSKPTDVQYTQINFVDAPNAVQSEVAVENITELKMKDDDYLHALLANRILGGGSQGRLYLNLREGKGYTYGAFSAIRDNKYSPIRFDAEAQVRNVVTDSAVVEILKEIDKIISEPVTEEELSNVKAEYAGNFVMALENPTTIAAYALNIETEDLPSDFYKTYLERLEAVSIADVQKAAQKHLTTSNARVVVVGKGSDVLKNLEKVTFKGKEVPVFYFDKYANKTEKPKYNAAIPEGMSANAVLEKYIEAIGGKAKLEAVESYAMVAEAEVQGTTLELELKKTSQDQFMQDIKVQGNSMQKQVLDGDTGYMVVQGQRKDLSPEEIAKIKEESAAFPELNYLTAGEVSLEGIEPVGDKKAYKLKITDKKTAFYDTESGLKVQEVSVEEIQGQQMQNIVGFDDYQEVSGIKFPFKLTQSMGPQNFEFTVMELKVNEGVSASDFD
- the rpmA gene encoding 50S ribosomal protein L27, yielding MAHKKGVGSSKNGRESESKRLGVKIFGGQAAVAGNIIVRQRGTKHNPGENVYAGKDHTLHAKVDGLVKFEKKAGGKSYVSIEPFQA
- a CDS encoding tetratricopeptide repeat protein, which encodes MRACVKSLSLLFAILVLFPSKGWGQQKPIDFSAVETSDPTYLDLQKKLDHSKNNPEFPKQIAQSHLKLGEYYRSLGLYSEAMEQYNKALEQIGIDFNDTLYTTLNNNIGKVYLSQNNFKLAEQHFTETMNTVVNLDDSKGQAESMGLLGACYEKQGEYDKALAYQKESLFLFEQLNDRHGVAMTNENIGSIYEDLEEFDLAHEYFRKAYQYLQGSGTAEEINVLNNLGDSFRKTGKYESALDYTNQALKIAKKLNDFHQLESAHKDLSKTYALIGDFEKAHAQLMQAEEYKSAMLKAQNNNQLHVLQAIYETNKKEAEIQLLKEQNKVSAANQNLLWVALFALAAILTILYSYLGRKRKAKLKIQEYKQRMLKAELDKKAIEEKNLQNEVQLKTASLSRYSLHLSQKNKILLDLANTLRNIASRRNMDTSEKIKALVKEIDFNLQQEDEWDEFMNFFKEIHPEFIKKLSTLSDASLSPAELRLGMLLRLNLSSKEIASILRVTPDSVRVARHRLRKKLPIDQKSELVNFMIEL
- the rplU gene encoding 50S ribosomal protein L21, producing the protein MYAIVEMAGQQFKVAKDQKVYVHRLQTEEGKKVTFDKVLLLDDNGNVTIGAPVIEGAAVEAKVVKHLKGDKVIVFKKKRRKGYQKKNGHRQYLTEIVVESILAKGAKKAAPAAKAKTEEKPAAEPKKAEAKKAAAPKKEAPKAKATEDLSSKTVAELKEMAKAKDITGYSSMKKAELIEALSK